A genomic region of Phragmites australis chromosome 2, lpPhrAust1.1, whole genome shotgun sequence contains the following coding sequences:
- the LOC133909589 gene encoding pyrroline-5-carboxylate reductase-like — MAAPPLQPVLAPAAANGCDAFQLGFIGAGNLAESIARGVAASGVLPASAIRTAPHRRPERGVAFASIGACLLDTNAQVVDDSDVIVISVKPQIVKQVLLELKPLLSEEKLLVSIAAGIKMKDLQDWSGQRRIIRVMPNTPSAVGQAASVMCLGEMATQGDEDRVRSLFSAIGKVWTAEEKYFDAVTGLSGSGPAYIFLAIEAMADGGVAAGLPRDLALALASQTVLGAATMVSQTGKHPGQLKDQVTSPAGTTIAGIQELEKGAFRGTLINAVVAAAKRCRELS, encoded by the exons ATGGCGGCGCCTCCTCTTCAACCCGTGTTAGCCCCCGCAGCCGCCAACGGCTGTGACGCGTTCCAGCTGGGATTCATCGGCGCGGGCAACTTGGCCGAGAGCATCGCCCGCGGCGTTGCGGCGTCGGGCGTCCTCCCGGCCTCCGCCATCCGCACGGCGCCCCACCGCCGCCCCGAGCGCGGCGTGGCCTTCGCCTCCATCGGCGCCTGCTTGCTCGACACCAATGCCCAG GTGGTCGACGACAGTGATGTGATCGTCATCTCCGTGAAGCCTCAGATTG TAAAGCAGGTTCTACTTGAGCTGAAGCCCTTGTTGTCAGAAGAAAAGCTTTTAGTGTCCATAGCTGCTGGCATCAAAATGAAAGATTTACAG GATTGGTCTGGTCAACGACGAATTATTAGAGTAATGCCCAACACCCCTTCAGCTGTTGGGCAAGCAGCATCAG TGATGTGTTTGGGGGAGATGGCTACTCAGGGTGATGAAGACCGTGTAAGAAGTTTATTCAGTGCCATTGGAAAAGTTTGGACAGCTGAAGAGAAATATTTTGATGCTGTTACTGGCTTGAG TGGTAGTGGCCCAGCCTACATTTTCTTAGCAATAGAGGCCATGGCTGATGGTGGAGTTGCTGCTGGACTACCTCGGGACcttgctcttgctcttgcaTCTCAGACA GTTCTTGGCGCTGCAACCATGGTGAGCCAGACGGGAAAACATCCAGGTCAACTGAAGGATCAGGTCACTTCTCCAGCAGGAACTACCATAGCCGGGATTCAGGAGCTTGAGAAGGGTGCATTTCGTGGAACCCTGATAAATGCTGTTGTTGCTGCCGCAAAGCGATGC
- the LOC133909588 gene encoding U-box domain-containing protein 43-like isoform X2 — MALQERLASIEALSSIVRSLSRDVDERKEAIAVLLYLSDIPQVRQRIGRIKGCIVMLVTLRNADELGTNDDAEKLLHILSFNPQNVLLMAEAGYFQPLIQYLKEGSDMNKVLMATAISKLFLSEQMKSSLGEDGAVEPLVEMFKYGNLEAKHSALGALRNLSSSLQNAGLLINSGITGPLLQLLFSVTSVLMTLREPASAILAAIAQSERILLHKDVAPQMLSLLNLSSPVIQLHLLRALNSISGHTNAKRARSKIRQNGGVQLLLPFLTEKNVDIKIAALNLMFHLSKDSSQELAEQLRETHLDILVKIISSPTSRDEKAAAVGILSNLPVTDKKITEILMQANLLPILISLFEANIIASLTPQRMWMLEGIAGVFVRFTVTWDKKLQSLAVGYGVVPCLVKLLLEGSVDAKSKAATSLSQLSQSSMALRKSKLPRWLCVPPSAEVFCIVHNCQCTVKSTFCLVKAGAVSPLVRILEGEEREADGAVLEALATLMQDEIWENGSMVIEKASGIHALLRVAEAGDLSAQDKAIWMLERIFRLEAHRERYGEIAQALLIDLAQKGSPVLKPMIGKILAHLELLQTQSSYF, encoded by the exons ATGGCTCTGCAGGAGAGGTTGGCAAGCATCGAGGCACTTTCAAGCATTGTGCGTTCTTTGTCCAGAGATGTTGATGAGAGAAAGGAAGCAATTGCAGTGCTCTTGTATCTGTCAGACATCCCACAAGTTCGGCAGAGGATTGGCAGGATCAAAGGATGTATTGtaatgttagtcacattgaggAATGCAGATGAATTAGGCACCAACGATGATGCAGAGAAGTTGCTACACATTTTGTCGTTCAACCCACAAAATGTGCTGTTGATGGCAGAGGCTGGTTATTTTCAACCATTGATACAGTACCTGAAAGAAG GTTCTGACATGAACAAGGTCCTAATGGCAACCGCTATTTCAAAACTGTTCCTATCTGAACAGATGAAATCTTCCCTTGGAGAAGATGGAGCTGTTGAGCCCCTTGTGGAAATGTTTAAATATGGAAATCTTGAAGCCAAGCACTCAGCCTTAGGTGCCTTACGTAATCTTTCTAGCTCTCTACAAAATGCAGGACTTTTGATAAATTCTGGCATAACAGGACCACTGCTCCAGCTTCTTTTCTCTGTGACATCAGTGCTCATGACCCTCAGAGAGCCAGCCTCAGCTATACTTGCAGCTATAGCACAATCTGAACGTATTCTACTACATAAAGATGTAGCTCCTCAGATGCTCTCACTTCTTAATTTATCAAGTCCAGTAATTCAACTTCATCTTCTAAGAGCCCTAAATAGTATTTCTGGGCACACAAATGCTAAAAGAGCCAGAAGTAAAATTAGGCAAAATGGAGGGGTGCAACTCCTCCTGCCATTCCTAACAGAAAAGAATGTGGATATCAAAATTGCTGCTTTGAATTTAATGTTCCATCTATCAAAAGATTCTTCTCAAGAATTGGCGGAACAATTGAGGGAGACTCATCTAGATATTTTGGTAAAGATTATCTCTTCACCTACATCTCGAGATGAGAAGGCTGCAGCTGTCGGTATCCTAAGCAACCTCCCAGTGACAGATAAGAAGATTACCGAGATTCTCATGCAAGCAAACTTGCTTCCTATTCTGATCTCCTTATTTGAGGCAAACAtcatagcatctttgacacCTCAAAGAATGTGGATGCTTGAGGGCATTGCTGGTGTATTTGTTCGGTTCACAGTTACTTGGGATAAGAAACTACAGAGTTTGGCAGTTGGATATGGGGTGGTTCCTTGCCTTGTTAAGTTGCTTTTAGAAGGATCAGTAGACGCCAAGTCCAAAGCAGCAACATCCTTGTCTCAACTGTCACAGAGTTCAATGGCACTGCGTAAGTCAAAGTTGCCAAGGTGGCTATGTGTTCCTCCATCAGCTGAAGTTTTCTGTATAGTTCACAACTGCCAATGCACTGTCAAAAGCACTTTTTGTTTAGTAAAAGCTGGTGCTGTCAGTCCTCTGGTAAGAATACTAGAAGGTGAAGAGCGTGAAGCAGATGGAGCAGTGTTGGAAGCACTGGCTACCCTTATGCAGGATGAGATTTGGGAAAATGGAAGTATGGTGATAGAAAAGGCATCGGGAATTCATGCTTTGCTGAGAGTTGCTGAAGCGGGTGACCTGAGTGCCCAGGACAAGGCAATATGGATGTTGGAGAGGATTTTCCGGCTTGAAGCCCATAGAGAGCGGTATGGCGAAATTGCACAGGCTTTGCTCATTGATCTTGCTCAGAAAGGAAGTCCTGTCCTGAAGCCAATGATTGGCAAGATACTGGCTCACCTTGAGCTACTGCAAACACAATCGAGCTACTTTTAA